One genomic region from Vicinamibacteria bacterium encodes:
- a CDS encoding SDR family NAD(P)-dependent oxidoreductase yields the protein MNIDFDSKRVVVTGAARGIGQAIAERFASARASVVAATRELADVRNPEDVERLFENADEVDVLVNNAGIYPVQALLDQTLSEWNDVLETNLTGVHLCTQAAARRMIARNKPGAIVNVASIEGLQPASGHSHYCAAKAGVLAYTRSAALELGRHGIRVNAVSPGLIWREGIEEAWPSGVHAFRQRAPLGRLGRPVEVADACLFLASDAAAFITGANLVVDGGVLAAASF from the coding sequence ATGAACATCGATTTCGATTCCAAGAGGGTCGTCGTCACCGGCGCGGCGCGCGGAATCGGACAGGCCATCGCCGAGCGGTTTGCCTCCGCACGCGCGTCGGTCGTCGCCGCGACGCGGGAGCTCGCCGACGTGCGCAACCCCGAGGACGTGGAGCGCCTGTTCGAAAACGCCGACGAAGTCGACGTGCTCGTCAACAACGCCGGCATCTACCCCGTGCAGGCTCTGTTGGACCAGACGTTGTCCGAGTGGAACGACGTCCTCGAAACGAACCTTACCGGAGTGCATCTCTGCACCCAGGCTGCCGCTCGGCGGATGATCGCCCGTAACAAGCCGGGAGCGATCGTCAATGTCGCGTCGATCGAAGGACTGCAGCCGGCATCGGGCCACAGTCATTACTGCGCGGCCAAAGCGGGAGTCCTCGCCTACACGCGTTCGGCGGCGCTCGAGCTCGGACGCCACGGCATCCGGGTGAACGCCGTTTCTCCCGGCCTCATTTGGCGGGAAGGAATCGAGGAGGCTTGGCCTTCGGGCGTTCACGCCTTTCGTCAACGTGCACCGCTCGGGCGGCTCGGCCGACCCGTCGAAGTCGCCGACGCTTGCCTGTTCCTCGCCTCGGACGCGGCCGCGTTCATCACCGGCGCGAATCTCGTGGTCGATGGGGGTGTTCTCGCGGCTGCGAGTTTCTGA
- a CDS encoding cupin domain-containing protein produces MKAEIVLKAGREERFTEERCFIAEMWNDSRDPEVSIALARVEAGEITELHRLAVDERYVILSGRGMVEVEGLDPAHVGPGDIVLIPAGKTQRIANRGTEDLVFFCICTPRFEPRHYSS; encoded by the coding sequence ATGAAGGCCGAGATCGTCCTGAAGGCCGGCCGTGAGGAGAGGTTCACCGAGGAACGCTGCTTCATCGCCGAGATGTGGAACGACTCTCGTGACCCGGAGGTCTCGATCGCCCTCGCCCGCGTAGAGGCGGGGGAGATCACGGAGCTTCACCGGCTCGCGGTCGACGAGCGTTACGTCATTTTGAGCGGACGGGGAATGGTGGAAGTCGAGGGATTGGATCCCGCCCACGTCGGTCCCGGCGACATCGTACTGATTCCCGCGGGCAAGACACAACGAATCGCGAATCGGGGGACGGAAGACCTCGTGTTCTTTTGCATCTGCACACCGCGGTTCGAGCCACGCCACTACAGTTCATGA